The sequence AAGGTGCAGCGGCCGCTCGATGCCGAGGCGTATGCGCAGCGCAACGTGATCGAGAGGCTCTTCGACCGGCTCGTATCTTGCTCACTCGGTCGCGCTGGCGCGGGACCAAGCGGACAAGAAGCGCACTTCGCGCACAAACGGCTTTGCGTTGGAGCGCCCAACTGGGCGCTCCAGGCCTTCCGGCGGGTGGCGACCCGCTACGACAGGACCGCATCGTCGTACGGCGCGGTGGTCGCATTGGCCTCGGCGCTGGTAGTGCTCTCGGGGTGGACGGCGTGAGCGCGACCCGCCACACCACCTTCTGCTTCACACTGCAGCCGACCGCTGCCCAGGAGCAGGTGTTGTGGCGCCACGGGGGCGCGGCTCGCTTCGCTTTCAACCAGGCACTGCGCCTCGTGAAGAATGCGCTCGAAGCCAGGAAGGCGAACGCCGAGCTGCACGTGCCGTGGTCGGGATTCGACCTCATCAACACGTTCAACCGCTGGAAGAGGTCCGCCGAGGCGGGGCTCGACGAGCAGGGGAACGTGGGCCTCGCCTGGCGCGGGGAGGTCCTCCAGCAGGTCTTCGAGGAAGCTGCAGTCGATCTCGGGTGCGCACTTCAGGCGTCCTCAGCCCGTCGCAGATCGGGTGGCAAGACCGCTGGTTTCCCTCGGTTCAAGAAGCGCTCCGACGCGCGGCAGTCGTTCCGGATCCGAAGCAAGGGCCGTGGCGAGAGGGCCGAGATTCGTCTCGGCGCCGAAGGGCGGGCCCGCAGCATCCGGCTGCCGAAGATCGGGACGCTGGGGGTGCGTGAGGACACCCGCAAGCTGCGGCGCATGCTGCGAAACGGGCGCGCGAGGATCCTGTTCGCCACCATCTCCCACCAGCTCGGCGGCCGCTGGCGGGTGAGCCTCAACCTCGAGGCAGCCCCGCTGCATCCAGCGCTGCAGCGCGCAAGCGACGAGGCTCGTGAGCCGGTCGGCATCGACCGGGGGCTGCAGACCTTCGCCGTGCTGGCCGATGCGAGGGGGCGGGAAGTCGAGCGCATCGAC comes from Vulgatibacter sp. and encodes:
- a CDS encoding RNA-guided endonuclease InsQ/TnpB family protein; the protein is MSATRHTTFCFTLQPTAAQEQVLWRHGGAARFAFNQALRLVKNALEARKANAELHVPWSGFDLINTFNRWKRSAEAGLDEQGNVGLAWRGEVLQQVFEEAAVDLGCALQASSARRRSGGKTAGFPRFKKRSDARQSFRIRSKGRGERAEIRLGAEGRARSIRLPKIGTLGVREDTRKLRRMLRNGRARILFATISHQLGGRWRVSLNLEAAPLHPALQRASDEAREPVGIDRGLQTFAVLADARGREVERIDAPRPLRSALPKLRRLSRSLTRKKKGSRNRVKARMRLARFHQRIGNVRRDFVHRVSSRMAQTHGHLVLETLSTAGLMRTRLARSLADSAWA